The Pectobacterium sp. A5351 genome contains the following window.
GTGGAAGGTCGGGTAGAAGGCGATGTGCAGTGCGATAACACGATTAAAGTGGAGCACACCGGTCAGGTAAACGGCGAAATGAAATCGCAGCAGATCGTCATCAACGGTCGCGTTGAAGGACGTATCGCCGCCAGCGTCGTCGCCATTCTGGCGCAGGGAAAAGTATTCGGCGATATTTTCACCGATGAGCTTTCCATCGAAAAAGGCGGCATCTTCACCGGCCAGTCCCACCCGCTGACCCCGCCAGCGCAGCATCAGGAAAAACTGAGCTACGTGGAAAAGAAAAAAGAGAAAACCGGTAAAACCCCCGCAGAGCAAGAGAACGTCGTCGCACTAGCGAGCAATGCGCCAACGGCGTGATGTTCTCCCTTACATCTCTGGATGTAAGTTTCGTGTTCCCCGCTCTGCGGGGATAAACCGAACAGCAGGGATGTAGATTATAACGGTTTCCTTATTGTCAACTCGTTCCATTTATGGCATATTGTTTCCAATCTGGAAACATCAGGAAGTGAATCCATATGCATGTTATTTCGCGGGCACCTTTCGACACTGCAACCACTCAGTTTCCGAATCAGGCGGCAGCACTTGCTGATCTATATCGGGTTATCAAACGCGAAATGTATGCAACGCCGGATGATATGAAAAAACGCTTTCCCAGCCTGGATAGGATGAAATATCGGGAAAAGTGGTGGGTGATTGATATTGGTGGCGGGCATCTTCGAATGATGTTTTTTGCTGATTTCGAGCGGGGGGAAATCTTCATCAAGCACATCACATCCCATGCAGAGTACGACAGGCTGACAGAGTATTACCGGAGGAATAAAGAATGATGTATGCAGACGCTATCAAGGCAGCTAACAACCTGATGAGTATCGTACCGTTCCTCGGTGGTAGCACTTCGCGTAAGGATTATGAGGATGCGCTGAAACTCACTGAATACCTGATCGAGAGTGAGCCTGATAGCCCGTTAATCGATATGCTGACTGCCAAGATTGACAAATACGAAGATGATGCGTCGGAGTTTGCTGCCTTCAACGAACGTGTTAAAGCTCTGCCTGCCGGTATCGCTTTACTGCGCGTCCTCATGGATCAGCATCAGCTAACGCAGAGTGATTTTGAAGCTGAGATCGGTAAAAAGTCTCTGGTATCCCGCATTCTAAACGGTGAGCGTACTCTAACGCTTGATCATATGAGAGCGCTTGCTAAACGATTCGATATTCCCGTGAGTGCTTTTGTTGATTGACACGACTGTTCAGCAATTCTTGCTAAGAGCGGCATTATGCATCTCATAAGGAATAAACTGTGGTATGACGCGATGGCTGGCTGTTGTCTGAGTATTCCCCGCGCCAGCGGGGATAAACCGGCGGTCTGAATGTTGCCTGTCGGCAGTGTCGTTCGACCATCGCCGCTACGCCCTAGCGTACGCAGTGCCGCCCACACTGGAATACCGCGCGGACGACGGGAATGATCTGTGCAAAGTCATCGAACTCGCCCGTATTTACCTCACCCGCCTGCAACCAAAAAACGTACGGTCAGTTTTTCAGTCTAGGGATAAGGCCGGATGAACAGGAAAAAGGGGAGAAAATCGTCATGGTGAAGCGCAAAAGCCTGAAAGAGGATACGTGCCCTGTCGCCCGCGCGCTGGATGTGATTGGGGATCG
Protein-coding sequences here:
- a CDS encoding bactofilin family protein, with the translated sequence MFSFDKNKKDAKEPQERSEINSSPAISPSNELINSVNPVRVKKDTFISQGARMTGSLVVDGNITVEGRVEGDVQCDNTIKVEHTGQVNGEMKSQQIVINGRVEGRIAASVVAILAQGKVFGDIFTDELSIEKGGIFTGQSHPLTPPAQHQEKLSYVEKKKEKTGKTPAEQENVVALASNAPTA
- a CDS encoding type II toxin-antitoxin system HigB family toxin, which translates into the protein MHVISRAPFDTATTQFPNQAAALADLYRVIKREMYATPDDMKKRFPSLDRMKYREKWWVIDIGGGHLRMMFFADFERGEIFIKHITSHAEYDRLTEYYRRNKE
- a CDS encoding helix-turn-helix domain-containing protein, with protein sequence MMYADAIKAANNLMSIVPFLGGSTSRKDYEDALKLTEYLIESEPDSPLIDMLTAKIDKYEDDASEFAAFNERVKALPAGIALLRVLMDQHQLTQSDFEAEIGKKSLVSRILNGERTLTLDHMRALAKRFDIPVSAFVD